In Streptomyces thermolilacinus SPC6, a single genomic region encodes these proteins:
- a CDS encoding APC family permease, which produces MRNPSGRGLRPNALGTFDTVVMAVAGSAPAYSLAATTAVLVGAVGFAAPAALLYCALPMLGIVLAYGRLGRLDVNAGAAYSWVGRTLHPFLGFLCGWALVVSATLFMVAGSLPAGALTLALFDPELAEDTWTATAVGAGWFTAMLLVVLGGVRLTVRAQLIISGVELVLLLLFVLGAVVRGGAAAAFDWSWLGFAHFDGVSGFASGALIAAFYYWGWDVTGNLSEETRDSRRTAGLSALVGVGVVFLLFEAFTISVNIILTTEEITARADANTLALLGDAIWPGTGGKLLVVAVMLSTVATLETTLIQVTRTLFAMGRDRTVPAAFGRVHRRWNTPWVAVAVVGAVALALFVASNALGSVGDILSGAVGAMGLQVAFYYGLAGIAAVVAYRRMLLSSVREFLLGGVWPLAGAAFMLWIFYESLAGLPTASVVIGLGGLAAGLIPMTWYWRRGSSYYRPAKLDAVRTLAAEADLPYGDVPRQHRPAADETLATDF; this is translated from the coding sequence ATGCGCAACCCATCGGGCAGAGGGCTCCGGCCCAACGCGCTGGGCACGTTCGACACCGTCGTCATGGCGGTCGCGGGCAGTGCCCCGGCCTACTCGCTGGCCGCGACGACGGCCGTGCTCGTCGGGGCCGTCGGGTTCGCGGCGCCCGCCGCGCTGCTGTACTGCGCCCTGCCGATGCTGGGCATCGTCCTCGCGTACGGGCGGCTCGGGCGGCTGGACGTGAACGCGGGCGCCGCGTACTCGTGGGTGGGCCGGACGCTGCACCCGTTCCTCGGGTTCCTGTGCGGATGGGCGCTGGTCGTGTCGGCGACGCTGTTCATGGTGGCGGGTTCGCTGCCCGCGGGTGCGCTGACGCTGGCGCTGTTCGACCCGGAGCTGGCCGAGGACACCTGGACGGCGACGGCGGTCGGGGCGGGCTGGTTCACGGCGATGCTGCTGGTGGTGCTGGGCGGGGTGCGGCTGACCGTACGGGCGCAGCTGATCATCTCCGGGGTCGAGCTGGTGCTCCTGCTGCTGTTCGTGCTGGGCGCGGTGGTGCGGGGCGGCGCGGCGGCGGCGTTCGACTGGTCGTGGCTGGGGTTCGCGCACTTCGACGGGGTGTCGGGCTTCGCGTCGGGCGCGCTGATCGCGGCGTTCTACTACTGGGGCTGGGACGTGACCGGCAACCTCAGCGAGGAGACGCGCGACAGCCGCCGCACGGCCGGGCTTTCGGCGCTGGTCGGGGTGGGAGTGGTGTTCCTGCTGTTCGAGGCGTTCACCATCTCCGTCAACATCATCCTGACGACGGAGGAGATCACCGCGCGGGCCGACGCGAACACGCTGGCGCTGCTCGGTGACGCGATCTGGCCGGGCACCGGCGGGAAGCTGCTGGTCGTGGCGGTGATGCTGTCCACCGTCGCGACGCTGGAGACGACGCTGATCCAGGTGACGCGGACGCTGTTCGCGATGGGCCGCGACCGGACCGTGCCCGCCGCCTTCGGCCGGGTGCACCGCCGCTGGAACACCCCGTGGGTGGCCGTCGCCGTCGTCGGCGCCGTCGCGCTGGCGTTGTTCGTCGCGTCGAACGCGCTCGGCTCGGTCGGCGACATCCTTTCCGGCGCGGTCGGCGCGATGGGCCTGCAAGTGGCGTTCTACTACGGCCTCGCCGGGATCGCCGCCGTCGTCGCGTACCGGCGGATGCTGCTGTCGTCGGTGCGGGAGTTCCTGCTGGGCGGGGTGTGGCCGCTGGCGGGGGCCGCGTTCATGCTGTGGATCTTCTACGAGTCGCTGGCCGGGCTGCCCACCGCGTCGGTCGTCATCGGCCTCGGAGGGCTCGCCGCAGGTCTCATTCCGATGACCTGGTACTGGCGGAGGGGCAGTTCGTACTACCGTCCGGCGAAGCTGGACGCGGTACGGACGCTGGCGGCGGAGGCGGACTTGCCGTACGGCGACGTACCGCGGCAGCACCGGCCGGCCGCCGACGAGACCTTGGCGACCGACTTCTGA
- a CDS encoding PhoX family protein: MRKLLPLLTMTPHAGGRSALTCRYRCGDACFHEVPNTSDNEYVGDVIADALSRRSLMRAAAVVTVATAAGGAVLGAGAPEAHAAQAQSAARKHGAGKAQGARGLRFTPVAPNTADQVTVPRGYAQNVVIRWGEPILRGAPAFDPERQTAKAQAGQFGYNVDFLSLLPLRGEPGRQVLVANHEYTDENLMFRGYDAENPTREQVEIAWAAHGLSVVVVQEEHRTGKLTPVTRHPLNRRLTATSVFEMTGPAAGSALLRTSADPSGRKVLGTLNNCAGGTTPWGTTLHGEENFNQYFANGSSATDKRYGIGSGTTERKWERFDKRFDAAQEPNESHRFGWVVELDPYDPESTPRKRTALGRFKHEAAQPRLTDDGRPVVYMGDDERFDYFYKFVSSKRMMKGGSRAAREHNLTLLDEGTLYVAKLTGDSPAAELDGTGKLPDDGEFDGSGVWIPLATDNVSHVPGMTAEEVYVFTRLAADKVGATKMDRPEDVEPSPRTGRVYVALTNNSQRGTAGKPGVDEANPRARNKHGQILELAEHWDDPAADGFAWRLFLVAGDPDDPATYYAGYPKEKVSPISCPDNVAFDPYGNLWISTDGNALGTHDGLFGVATHGERRGELKQFLTVPVGAETCGPIIQNRRVLVAVQHPGEVDGATVENPASAWPDGPGKLVRPSVVAVYREDGRPIGV; this comes from the coding sequence GTGCGCAAGCTGCTGCCGTTGCTCACCATGACCCCGCACGCGGGCGGCCGCTCGGCCCTGACCTGCCGTTACCGCTGCGGTGACGCCTGCTTCCACGAGGTGCCCAACACCAGCGACAACGAGTACGTCGGCGACGTCATAGCCGACGCCCTCTCCCGCCGCTCCCTGATGCGCGCCGCCGCCGTGGTGACCGTCGCGACCGCCGCGGGCGGCGCCGTCCTCGGCGCGGGCGCCCCGGAGGCCCACGCCGCGCAGGCGCAGTCGGCCGCGCGGAAGCACGGCGCGGGCAAGGCGCAGGGGGCGCGCGGCCTGCGCTTCACGCCCGTCGCGCCGAACACCGCCGACCAGGTCACCGTCCCGCGCGGCTACGCCCAGAACGTGGTCATCCGCTGGGGCGAGCCGATCCTGCGCGGCGCGCCCGCCTTCGACCCGGAGCGGCAGACCGCCAAGGCGCAGGCCGGGCAGTTCGGTTACAACGTCGACTTCCTGTCGCTCCTGCCGCTGCGGGGAGAGCCGGGCCGCCAGGTGCTCGTCGCGAACCACGAGTACACCGACGAGAACCTGATGTTCCGCGGGTACGACGCGGAGAACCCGACCCGCGAGCAGGTCGAGATCGCCTGGGCGGCGCACGGCCTGTCGGTCGTCGTCGTGCAGGAGGAGCACCGCACCGGCAAGCTCACCCCGGTCACCCGCCACCCGCTGAACCGCCGCCTCACCGCGACCAGCGTGTTCGAGATGACCGGCCCCGCCGCGGGCAGCGCCCTGCTGCGGACGTCCGCCGACCCGTCGGGCCGCAAGGTCCTCGGCACGCTCAACAACTGCGCGGGCGGCACCACCCCGTGGGGCACCACCCTCCACGGCGAGGAGAACTTCAACCAGTACTTCGCGAACGGCTCCTCCGCCACCGACAAGCGCTACGGCATCGGTTCCGGCACGACCGAGCGCAAGTGGGAGCGGTTCGACAAGCGGTTCGACGCCGCCCAGGAGCCCAACGAGTCGCACCGCTTCGGCTGGGTCGTCGAACTCGACCCGTACGACCCGGAGTCGACGCCCCGGAAGCGGACCGCGCTGGGCCGGTTCAAGCACGAGGCGGCGCAGCCCCGGCTCACCGACGACGGCCGCCCGGTCGTGTACATGGGCGACGACGAGCGGTTCGACTACTTCTACAAGTTCGTCTCCAGCAAGCGGATGATGAAGGGCGGCTCGCGCGCCGCCCGCGAGCACAACCTGACGCTGCTGGACGAGGGCACCCTGTACGTGGCGAAGCTGACCGGCGACTCGCCCGCCGCCGAGCTCGACGGCACCGGCAAGCTCCCGGACGACGGCGAGTTCGACGGCTCCGGCGTGTGGATCCCGCTGGCCACGGACAACGTGTCGCACGTGCCCGGCATGACCGCCGAGGAGGTGTACGTCTTCACGCGCCTCGCCGCGGACAAGGTCGGCGCCACCAAGATGGACCGCCCGGAGGACGTCGAGCCGTCGCCCCGTACGGGCCGGGTGTACGTGGCCCTGACGAACAACTCGCAGCGCGGCACGGCCGGGAAGCCCGGCGTGGACGAGGCCAACCCGCGCGCCAGGAACAAGCACGGCCAGATCCTGGAGCTGGCCGAGCACTGGGACGACCCGGCGGCCGACGGCTTCGCGTGGCGGCTGTTCCTGGTGGCGGGCGACCCGGACGACCCGGCGACGTACTACGCCGGGTACCCGAAGGAGAAGGTGTCGCCGATCTCCTGCCCCGACAACGTCGCCTTCGACCCGTACGGGAACCTCTGGATCTCCACGGACGGCAACGCGCTCGGCACCCACGACGGCCTGTTCGGCGTGGCCACGCACGGCGAGCGGCGCGGTGAGCTGAAGCAGTTCCTGACCGTCCCGGTCGGCGCCGAGACGTGCGGGCCGATCATCCAGAACCGCCGTGTCCTGGTGGCCGTCCAGCACCCGGGCGAGGTGGACGGCGCGACCGTCGAGAACCCCGCGTCGGCGTGGCCCGACGGCCCGGGCAAGCTGGTCCGCCCGTCGGTCGTCGCCGTCTACCGCGAGGACGGCCGCCCGATCGGCGTCTGA